TATATAATCATAAAAACTCTGTGTTTCGATTTTATTTCTGTCCATATTCATTTGTTCTCTATGAATAAAGAATTTTTTCCATTTTAGAGGAAGTCCCAAAACAGAAAGCAAATCGTTCATCGAACCCAAAGGAAAAGTATCTACTACCAAAGCCACAGGACGGTAGGTATTTACAATCGAAGTCAGAATTTCAGAATAAGAAATAGCTAAATCTCGTTTTAAAAGTTTAGAATCTCTAGCAATTGTTTTACTAGGTACTTTGTAGTAGGCAAAACCCTCTTGATACAACAAATGCGAACCTTCCGAAGCTGTAAAAAATAGTGGTACAAGCGAAGAATCTTGTTTTTTGAGCTGACGAGCAATAGCCAAACAGCGAGTAAGGTGTCCTAATCCCAAACCATTTACAGTATAAAAAAGTACGTATTTCATAAGTAGAGTTTTGTTTTTCCGAAACTACTAAAAAAGTATACAATTCAAAAATTCCTTTTCTAAAAATGGTGTTTTTAATTTTCGTATTTTTGTAAATTATTAATTGATTAAAAATCAAATCATTTTTTCTAAATTTGAAATTCATTAATCACTAATAATTTATCACTAACCACTATATAAAGATGAATTATTTTATCACAGGTGCAACAGGTTTTTTGGGAAGTTATTTGGTAGAAGAATTGATAACTACAAGTAATCAAAATCAGCAAGCCATCAAAATAATTGCTTTAAAACGAGCAAGTAGCCAAATTCCTACAAAACTACAAAATTATCCTTCTTCAATTTTGGAATGGGTAGAAGGTGACTTGTTGGATGTTGTCTTTTTGGATAAAATCACAAAAGGAGTTGAAAGAATAATTCATGGTGCAGCTATTGTTTCCTTTGACCCAAAAGACAAAAAAGAAATGCACCAAACCAATGTAGAGGGAACAGAAAATATAGTAAATGCAGCTCTAGCCAATAATGTAAAGGTATTCTGTCAGATAAGTTCAATTGCTGCGCTTGGTCAGCCGTTGGCATCACAGCAAAATAAAAACATAAAAATAAATGCTAATGATAAAATAAATGAACTTACCTTCATAGATGAAAAAGCACGTTGGACACCCGAATATACAGGTTTTAGTGCATATTCTTTTACCAAAAATTTAGCAGAACTAGAAGTTTGGAGAGGACAAGCAGAAGGGCTTGATGTAGTTGTTGTTAATCCCTCTTTTGTTTTGGGCTACGATGAAAATGGTAGAAGTAGTACTGTTTTGATTGATTATATAAAAAGCGAAAAACCATACTATGGAAGTGGCTTTAGTAATTTTGTAGATGTGCGTGATGTTGCAAAAATGACAGTTTCACTTTTAGAAAATTCAGAGTTGTATAATGAACGTTATATTTTGAATGGTGGAACGGTAGCTTATTCGGAACTAATGCCAAAAATTGCTATTGCACTAAACAAAAAGCCTCCT
This is a stretch of genomic DNA from Bernardetia sp. MNP-M8. It encodes these proteins:
- a CDS encoding NAD-dependent epimerase/dehydratase family protein, encoding MNYFITGATGFLGSYLVEELITTSNQNQQAIKIIALKRASSQIPTKLQNYPSSILEWVEGDLLDVVFLDKITKGVERIIHGAAIVSFDPKDKKEMHQTNVEGTENIVNAALANNVKVFCQISSIAALGQPLASQQNKNIKINANDKINELTFIDEKARWTPEYTGFSAYSFTKNLAELEVWRGQAEGLDVVVVNPSFVLGYDENGRSSTVLIDYIKSEKPYYGSGFSNFVDVRDVAKMTVSLLENSELYNERYILNGGTVAYSELMPKIAIALNKKPPHKPIPNWINKYGWRLIKVWSFISGKSPIITKDSLESASRTTTYSNQKIKDKLDTDFRSLEDTIRWIAEKYK